A stretch of DNA from Paenibacillus sp. FSL W8-0186:
ATTTAACATCCCTTTCAGCCAGCATAATGCGAGGTTTTATAACAGTATATTGGCCTAATTGAAAGTGGTGCTTCTCCCCGGTACATAAGAAATTTTAAGTATATCCGTTTCTAAGCTCATAAGAAGAATACTTATTTTGCTATATGCAGATAATAACCGAACAATCCAGGTCAGGGGAGCTATCACAAATGGAAAAAACAAAATCGCGAAAGCTGAATATTAGCTTCCAGAGCGACATAGAACTGACAGAACCTACGAAATCAAAGGACACGTCGACAAAATCAGATAACGGCTCAAAAGGACGCATCTGGGAGTTTATTGCGCTTGCCACGATCCCTATCGTACTCGTTTTCGGCAATTCCATGCTGGTACCGGTTCTCCCCGTAATGCAAAGAGAGCTTGGAATCAGTAAATTCCAAAGCAGTTTAATCATATCTATTTTTTCTTTGGCTGCAGGAGTTTTCATTCCGGTGATCGGCTATCTGTCCGATCGTTTTGGCCGAAAGGTCATTATTGTGCCCGCCCTAATCATTTATGGGGGAGCCGGAATCTTGGCCGGGTTTGGTGCCATCTGGGACTCCTATGCGGTTATCATTGCCGCCAGAGCGATTCAGGGTCTTGCTGCAGCAGGAACGGCACCGATTGCTATGGCGCTCGTAGGTGATTTATACGATGGGGGGACGGAGAGCAAGGCACTTGGTTTGATCGAGGCATCGAACGGGACGGGAAAAGTTCTTAGTCCGATCATCGGTTCCCTGCTTGTTTTGATCGTCTGGTATGCCTCATTTTTCGCCTTTCCTGTATTTTGCGCTTTGTCTCTGTTAGCCGTGATCTTTCTGATCAAAGAACCGAAACAGAACGAAAAGAACGAGTTATCAAAATACATTAAAAAAATTGGACAAATATTCAGGGAAAAAGGGAAATGGCTCATCACTGCATTTTTCGCAGGTTCGTTAGGACTCTTTATATTGTTTGGGGTGCTTTTTTACTTATCTAATATTCTTGAGGAGAAACCTTACAATATCGATGGAGTCATGAAAGGTTTGGTACTGGCCATTCCCTTATTAGGTATGGTCATTACTTCATATACCACGGGAAGCCTGATTAAAAAAAATGGCAAATTAATGCGATGGCTTATGAATATCGGGTTGGTTGCCATGACGCTTTCTCTTGCTGCCACCTTGTTCTTTTTAAAAAATATATATGTATTTATCGGGTTGCTAACGGTTAGCAGCATTGGAACCGGCCTGCTCCTCCCCTGCTTAAATACGATGATCACCGGTGCGATTCAGAAAAGTGAACGGGGGATGATCACGTCCCTATATAACAGCTTGCGATTTTTGGGTGTAGCGGCGGGCCCCCCATTATTCGGCTGGATGATGGATAAGTCCGATAGCCTGGTTTTTATAACGGTTTCCATACTATCGCTTGGAACCCTTTGTTTTGTATTTTTTTTAATCAAACCCCCTCCTCAAATTGATTAAATAGCTCTTATAAATTTCAAAGCTATGGGCACATGCCATGAAAAATCAGCATATGATGCCTATGTCATTGGAATGAAGCGACAAGTCAAAAAGAATTGAGGAGAATCCAGATGAAAAGTTCCTTACATGAAATTTGGCCAACAGAATTAAGTGACCCGTGCGGATTTCGTAAACCATCTGTACTTGATAGCACGAACGAAACACACCTTGTTTCTAGTCGGGGACATACGATGGTTATCGATAAGGGTCTTGGCAGAAACTCATTTATGGATCTGATGGAGACAGGTTCAAACTATATCGATTGTGTGAAATTTGGATTTGGAACGGCCCCGCTCTATAATACTGAATTGCTGCTCTATAAAATCAACTTGGCCAAACTGCATGGGGTCACGGTTATGCCGGGCGGCACGTTATTGGAGACGGCCGTACAGCAAGACGTAGTCCCGGATTTCTTCAACACCATATGCAATCTCGGTTTTAATGGTGTTGAAGTATCGGATGGTACGATTGAACTCTCCCGCGATAAACGTACGGAATTGATCCAAGAAGGCAAAAAGTATGGCCTAAAGGTCTTTACGGAATACGGAAAAAAATTGTCGGGATCACTTATAGATGCAGCCGTGCTGGCCGATATGCTAGAGGCCGATCTGAAGGCAGGGGCAGAGCTACTAACGATTGAAGCTCGTGAGTCAGGCATGGGGGTCGGCGTTTTCGATGAACATGGTGAATGCCGGTTGAATCTTCTGGATGATGTGCTGAAGTTTGTAACGGATACGGATAAATTGATATGGGAAGCGCCTTTAAAGAGTCAGCAGGTGCTGTTTCTGAACAAATTCGGCCCTAACGCCAATTTAGGGAATATCTTTCCAGGCGATATTCTTTCTCTTGAAACGCTGCGGCGAGGACTCCGTCAGGATACTTTTACCTTTGGGGTCAGAACGAAAAAAGAAAAGGAAAAGGAATATTTTTATGTGATTTAAGCCTGGATGTCCATGGTGCAAAATCAGCGCGTACCGGGATTCAACGGGTACGCGCTATTCTTTAATTGCCTGCTAATATGAAAAAATGCCTGAAGACAGTTACCTTTAATGAGTAGTTGAAAAGCAAGACCACTCTTTATAGCAACATTAAAAGCTTATTCCATTTCAGAAACGAGAAGGAATAAGCTTTTAATGTTGGGTGAAATTTTCTGGATAATTAACGGAGGTAGATAATACGGGTCAGGTCTTCCTTGAGAAATTAACTAACACGGGTGAACACTAAAAAACACTATATAGAAAGGGAGTTTTGAATGATTACTTGGAAAGTTGGGGGATCTTTACTATCATTATCCCAGGATTGTTGATGTTTTTAGTAACGTCCTTGGAACCTCACTCATTAGATGAACGGTTAGAGAACGGGAAAGAAAAAAGGAAAGGAGGGCATGGATATGAGACAAGGTAAACAAGATGTTGAGCTGGGTCGTTTCCTGAGCCTGATCCTGCGTCATAATCCCGGAGTGGTGGGGATCAAGCTTGATGCGAACGGCTGGGCGGATGTCAAGGAATTGCTTACAGGTCTGCACCGTGCGGGGCGTATCGTGGATATGAATACCCTGGAGCGGATTGTACGAGAGAATAGCAAACAGCGCTATAGTTTTAATGAAGACCACAGCAAAATTCGTGCCAATCAAGGCCACTCCCTTGCTGTAGATGTAGAACTTAAAGTAGAGGCTCCGCCAGAATACTTATACCATGGTACCGCAGCGCAATCCGTTGACAGTATTCGCATGCAGGGAATTACAAAACAATCCCGTCAGCATGTACATCTCACCTCGGAGAGGGAGACAGCCACCCGCGTGGGCGGCCGTCATGGCAAGCCGGTTGTTTTGAAAGTTCGGGCAGGAGCTATGCATCGGGATGGATTTATTTTTTACCGGTCGGAAAATCAGGTATGGTTATGTGATCATGTACCGTGGGAGTACATCGTTAAGTAATATCTTTTAACTCAACATAGAAGGGAATTAGTTCGCTTGAAATTGTTGTATAAAACCTTCAGCCAAGGTCATGAGGTTGCCGTATATGAAGCAGTAGAATTGGATGGAGAGAAAGGGACTTTTCGTGTGCTGCAGTTTTCAGAAGAGGCGGTACAAGGGGCGATGGATATGGCTAATCCGGAGCGTGTCGTGCTGGAATACCCCCGGGCAATCTGTCATCTGATGGAATATAACCAACCCTCATTTGAACGTGTATTTCTGATTGGACATGGGATTGGCACACTCTCTAGACACTTTGCGGACAAAACGTTTGATGTGGCGGAGTTGGATCAAGCGGTCGTAGATATTAGCCAGGAGTGGTTTGGATATTCCAAAGATAATGTGAAGGTTGGCGATGGTCGAGTTCTGTTGGAGAACGAACCTCTGCATGTCTATGATTATGTCGTCTTGGATGCATTTTCACCTAAGGGGACGCCTAACCATCTTCTGTCCAGCGAGTTCTTTCATATGGCTGCAAGCAAGCTGGGGCACCACGGTTCGCTAATCATGAACCTCATGGGCAGGGGCGAGCAGGATCAATGGATGAATGCGATACATAGCACGCTTGGCGAAGTGTTTCCTTATACGAAGTGTTTTGCCTTGCCCGTTGAAGGGGACAGGGATCTCCGCAATATTATTATGATGGGCAGCAAACAAAACATCCATTATCAACTTCGGCATATGGCGGGATTTATCGAGTTCGAGGCTGGGCAGGGTTATATTATTTATGACCGTAGTTGATGATTCATGCAATAAGCGAAGGTTCGTTAATAATTGTTAGACAGTTTAACTTACAGTTTGTTGAGGAGGGGCTGGGATATAACGCAGCCCTTTTCCCCAGGTTTAACATTATATAATATCAACCCGCTTTCACTGATTTATCAAAGTACCCGATGAGAAAATCACGAAACTTGCGCGCAGCGAGGGACAGATACCGTTTCTCGTGCCATGCAATTTGGAAATTGCGCTGGCAAACGGGGAACTCAATTCGCAGCAAGTTCAGCGGAGAGCCGGAGCCGCCGCAATTTCCTACAAGTGCAACGCCCAGCCCGGCGCGGACAAGGCTTGCAATACCGGCAGGTTCGTCGACCCGGCAGACGAAGTTAGGAGTGATCCCCGCTTCTTGAAACAGCAAATCGTTCATTTTCTGAACAGGAAACCCTTCCTTGTACCCGATAAACGGGTCCTCCGCCAGTTCACTCAAGCGGATGCTCTTTCTCCCGGCAAAGCGGTGTCCTTGGGGGACAGCCAAATAAACATCTTCCTTCAAAACAGACGCCGTGCTAATGTCAGGACGATCGATTGGCAGCGGCGTGAAGCACATGTCAACCTCGCCTGTCTCCACCAAATGCGCCATTTCCTCCATCGAAGCCTGTGTAATCCGAAAGTTGACTTCCGGATGAAGCGCTAGAAATTCGCCAAGTGCATCTGATAACCTGTCCAGCGTTGATGTCGCGAGGTGAATGCTCCCTTGTTCGAGTCCAGCCAGTTCGGACACTTCTTTCTTTCCTTCTTCCAATAGGGCGAGGGCCTTCTCAACTTTGTCGAGAAAAGCTTTACCGAACGCATTCAGGCGAATCCGCCCTCCGTGCCGGTCGAACAGTGGAACCCCAACGTTTTCCTCCAGTCTTGAAATCGTCTTGCTCAGCGCAGGCTGCGCGATGCACAGCTCCTCCGCAGCCTTCGTCATGTGCTCCATCCGGGCCACCGTTCGAAAATACCTCAACTGCAGCAGCTCCATATTCGTCTCCCTCCCATATACCTCAGTATATGATCTATATGTGTAAAGATATATTTTTGTTTATTTATAAGTGATTGTAAAATAAAGCATGTAAGGAAAGCAATATGCTCTGCGTAAAAAATACCGCATAAGGCAGAGAGGAGGGCTCACGCTATGAAAGCCGCATTCCAGCAACAAACCAGCGAAAAGTTGATTCGGATTCTGGCCTTCACGCTGGTCATTTCCGTCATGAGCGCAACGATGTTCAATATTGTGCTGCCTGAAATTGCTCTAGAATTCGATTTATCCTTATCGCAGGTCAGTTGGGTGTCATCCGCCTTTTTGTTGATTTATGCGATCGGAACGGTGACCTATGGAAGGTTAGCCGATACGTATAAACTCAAACATTTGCTGACCTTCGGGCTGCTCTTCTTTGCGCTTGGCTCGATGATTGGTTTGTTCGCCCAGCAATATTGGACCGTTCTGCTCGGCAGAGTATTGCAAGCCGCAGGTGCTGCGGTTATTCCCGCTACAGCCGGCATTATCCCGGTTCGGTACTTCCCGCCGGAAAGCCGAGGGCGCGCGCTTGGCATTGCAATGACCGGTCTTGCGCTGGGCAGCGGGCTCGGTCCGGTTATCGCTGCTTTGCTCGTGAGCGTTGTTCACTGGCGATGGCTGTTCTGCATGCCGCTGTTCACGCTGCTGGCGCTGCCTTATTACCGCAAATATTTGAATGATACGCCCGGGAATTCAAGCCGGATTGACTGGCTGGGAGGCGGATTGCTTGCAGGGACTGTAGCCTTGCTGCTGCTCGCGATTACGAATCAAGCGTGGATGCCCGCCGCCGGATGCTTGCTCTTGTTCGTCCTATTTATGACAAGAATTCACTCTGTACCGGATCCGTTCATCAAGCCCGTTCTGTTCCGAAGCAAAAGATATTCGCTTGGGCTGACGATTGCATTTCTGGCGACTGGAATAGGGTATTCGCTTGTATTTCTCAGCCCGCAGCTGTTGGCGCAAGTCAACCAGCTGGAACCGGGACTGGTAGGCTTCGCACTGGTTCCGGCTGCAGCTATAACGGCGGTTTTGGGACGCAAAGGCGGCAGGCTGGCAGATAAAAAGGGCAATTCGTTTCTATTCTACTTGGCATCGGCATTGCTGCTCGCATGTTTCGGGTTATTGTCCACCTTCGCAGGCATGCCGCCAGTGTTCATCGCAATCATCCTGATCTTCGGCAATGTCGGGCAATCTTTCCTATCCATTGCGTTGTCGAACGCGATTTCTCTTTCACTGCCAAAAGAACAGACAGGCGTAGGCATGGGGTTGCTTGCGATGCTGAATTTTGTTTCCGGCGCCATTGCGGCGGGGGTTTACGCACAAATTGTCGATCAAGGCGCGAGCATACGTTGGAATCCAGTGAACTCACATCCGTCAGCGTTCGTTTACAGCAATATTTATTTGGTTCTTGCGGTTTTGCATGCGGGTATTTTGTTGTTCTATTATATGCAGTTCGGGAGAGCCAGGCATGCCGTTCAGAAAGAAGATAATTTGAAAAGAGCAAACAGGGAGGAACTCATATGAAACCACTAAACATCGGTATTATTTTAGGAAGTACACGCCAAGGACGCGTCAGTCCACAAGTAGGTAATTGGGTTAAAGAAATCGCTGACAGGCGTGGAGATGCGAATTATGAAATCGTAGATATCGCAGACTTTCAATTGC
This window harbors:
- a CDS encoding MFS transporter, whose translation is MEKTKSRKLNISFQSDIELTEPTKSKDTSTKSDNGSKGRIWEFIALATIPIVLVFGNSMLVPVLPVMQRELGISKFQSSLIISIFSLAAGVFIPVIGYLSDRFGRKVIIVPALIIYGGAGILAGFGAIWDSYAVIIAARAIQGLAAAGTAPIAMALVGDLYDGGTESKALGLIEASNGTGKVLSPIIGSLLVLIVWYASFFAFPVFCALSLLAVIFLIKEPKQNEKNELSKYIKKIGQIFREKGKWLITAFFAGSLGLFILFGVLFYLSNILEEKPYNIDGVMKGLVLAIPLLGMVITSYTTGSLIKKNGKLMRWLMNIGLVAMTLSLAATLFFLKNIYVFIGLLTVSSIGTGLLLPCLNTMITGAIQKSERGMITSLYNSLRFLGVAAGPPLFGWMMDKSDSLVFITVSILSLGTLCFVFFLIKPPPQID
- a CDS encoding phosphosulfolactate synthase encodes the protein MRRIQMKSSLHEIWPTELSDPCGFRKPSVLDSTNETHLVSSRGHTMVIDKGLGRNSFMDLMETGSNYIDCVKFGFGTAPLYNTELLLYKINLAKLHGVTVMPGGTLLETAVQQDVVPDFFNTICNLGFNGVEVSDGTIELSRDKRTELIQEGKKYGLKVFTEYGKKLSGSLIDAAVLADMLEADLKAGAELLTIEARESGMGVGVFDEHGECRLNLLDDVLKFVTDTDKLIWEAPLKSQQVLFLNKFGPNANLGNIFPGDILSLETLRRGLRQDTFTFGVRTKKEKEKEYFYVI
- a CDS encoding RNA 2'-phosphotransferase, producing the protein MRQGKQDVELGRFLSLILRHNPGVVGIKLDANGWADVKELLTGLHRAGRIVDMNTLERIVRENSKQRYSFNEDHSKIRANQGHSLAVDVELKVEAPPEYLYHGTAAQSVDSIRMQGITKQSRQHVHLTSERETATRVGGRHGKPVVLKVRAGAMHRDGFIFYRSENQVWLCDHVPWEYIVK
- a CDS encoding fused MFS/spermidine synthase; amino-acid sequence: MKLLYKTFSQGHEVAVYEAVELDGEKGTFRVLQFSEEAVQGAMDMANPERVVLEYPRAICHLMEYNQPSFERVFLIGHGIGTLSRHFADKTFDVAELDQAVVDISQEWFGYSKDNVKVGDGRVLLENEPLHVYDYVVLDAFSPKGTPNHLLSSEFFHMAASKLGHHGSLIMNLMGRGEQDQWMNAIHSTLGEVFPYTKCFALPVEGDRDLRNIIMMGSKQNIHYQLRHMAGFIEFEAGQGYIIYDRS
- a CDS encoding LysR family transcriptional regulator, giving the protein MELLQLRYFRTVARMEHMTKAAEELCIAQPALSKTISRLEENVGVPLFDRHGGRIRLNAFGKAFLDKVEKALALLEEGKKEVSELAGLEQGSIHLATSTLDRLSDALGEFLALHPEVNFRITQASMEEMAHLVETGEVDMCFTPLPIDRPDISTASVLKEDVYLAVPQGHRFAGRKSIRLSELAEDPFIGYKEGFPVQKMNDLLFQEAGITPNFVCRVDEPAGIASLVRAGLGVALVGNCGGSGSPLNLLRIEFPVCQRNFQIAWHEKRYLSLAARKFRDFLIGYFDKSVKAG
- a CDS encoding MFS transporter: MKAAFQQQTSEKLIRILAFTLVISVMSATMFNIVLPEIALEFDLSLSQVSWVSSAFLLIYAIGTVTYGRLADTYKLKHLLTFGLLFFALGSMIGLFAQQYWTVLLGRVLQAAGAAVIPATAGIIPVRYFPPESRGRALGIAMTGLALGSGLGPVIAALLVSVVHWRWLFCMPLFTLLALPYYRKYLNDTPGNSSRIDWLGGGLLAGTVALLLLAITNQAWMPAAGCLLLFVLFMTRIHSVPDPFIKPVLFRSKRYSLGLTIAFLATGIGYSLVFLSPQLLAQVNQLEPGLVGFALVPAAAITAVLGRKGGRLADKKGNSFLFYLASALLLACFGLLSTFAGMPPVFIAIILIFGNVGQSFLSIALSNAISLSLPKEQTGVGMGLLAMLNFVSGAIAAGVYAQIVDQGASIRWNPVNSHPSAFVYSNIYLVLAVLHAGILLFYYMQFGRARHAVQKEDNLKRANREELI